The window GAATGATTTGATTATAGTGCACGCTCCGAAAATGCTGTACCCACAAGGAAAAACGATGGATTTACGCACCAAAATCAGCACCAGCCGCATGGGCGGCTACCAATGGCTGATTGTAATTTTATGCTTCCTGCTCAATGTGTTGGACGGCTTTGACGTGTTGGCACTGGCCTTCACGGCCGCCAGCATCCGCGAAGAATTCGGCCTGAGCGGCGCCGAAATCGGCACCCTGATGAGCGCCGGCCTGTTGGGCATGTCGGCAGGCTCGCTGCTGCTGGCACCGCAGGCCGACCGTTTCGGGCGGCGGCCGCTGCTGATTGTGGCCACCGCCTTATCAGCGCTGGGCATGGGCATGAGCGCGCTGGCCGACAGCACCGCATCACTGGGCTTGTGGCGCGTGGTAACCGGCCTCGGCGTAGGCGGTATTCTGGCCTGCACCAATGTGATTACCAGCGAATACTCGTCCAACAAATGGCGCGGCTTGGCCATCAGCGTCTATGCCGCAGGCTTCGGCATCGGCGCGGTGTTGGGCGGCATTTCGGCGGTATTTCTGCAAGAGCAATACGGTTGGCGGGCGGTGTTTGCCACCGGCGCCGCGCTAACGGCCTTGGTGGGCGTGGCTTTGCTGATATGGCTGCCCGAATCGGTGGATTTTCTGATGAGCAAGCGCCCGGCCGGCGCCAAAGCGCGCTTGAACCAAATCGCCGCCAAAATCGGCATGCCCGGCGATTGGGATATTCCCGCAACCGTGGCGCACAAGAAAAAAGCACCGGTTTTGCAGCTGTTTACCGAGCGCTACCGCCGCTCGACCCTGCTGATTTGGGCGGCTTTTGTCTGCATTATGTTCGGCTTTTATTTTGTCAGCTCCTGGACGCCGGCGCTACTTGAGCAGGCCGGCATGACCAAGGCGCAAAGCCAGACGGTGGGCATGATGCTGGCACTGGGCGGCACCGCAGGCTCGTTGTTATTCGGCGGCCTGACCAGCCGCTGGCCGGCGCGCTCGGTCTTGGTATTTTTCTGCGCCGCATCGGCAGCGGCAATCTGGCTGTTTGTCGGCCTCTCGGGCATACTGGCATTGGCCGTGTTGCTCGGCGTATTAGTGGGCGGCCTGATGAACGGCTGCATCACCGGCCTCTACACCATCAACCCCACTTTGTTTGATGCCGACGTACGCAGCACCGGCGTGGGCACCGGCATCGGCATCGGCCGCTTGGGTGCCATTGCTTCGCCGCTGATTGCGGGTATCTTGCTGGATGGCGGCTGGACAGGCGCACAGCTTTATGCCGGCGCAGCTTTTGTGGTGTTGCTGGCGGCGCTGGCGGTATGGCTGCTGGGTAAGCCGCGCAAGCTTGAGGCCGTCTGAACGGCTCCGATGCTCATTTCCTACCCATTTATCCACACAGATCCTGCACCCCGTATGCTTATTCCGCATGTTTATTCCGTTTGACCGCTGTCTGCATCGGGCAGGCAGTAGTTCGCCGGCTTTGTGCAAAAGCGCGTAAGCGATTGCCGTGCGACTGCGGCCTCAGGTAAAAACCGGTATAAGCAGTTGCCGCAACGGCGCGGCCTGCATACCATGCGCGGGTTGATATTATTCTTCCCCGTGAAAAGGAAATGCATCATGAAAAACCAGTCGACCGCCATTGTATTAACCGGCATTATGGCGCTGTTTTCCGGCAGCGCTTTTGCCGCTTCCATGCCCGGCGAAATTTATCAGCCGCGCGGTGCGGAGGTGATAAAAGCCGACCGTCAGGGCAACGGCGAATTTGAAGCCGAATTCCGCCTGCACGGCAACGATGTGCGCAAGCTGGCCCGGCAAGTGCGCAACCATGCCGAGCGCCACGGTTTCAAAGTGGTGGAATCAGAAATCAAGCGTGATGATGCCGATTTGAAATTCAAGCGCCGCAGCCAAGAATTAGATGTGTCTATCGAGCAGAAAGATCGCGGTGTGATTGAATATAAAGCCGATTTGGATCGCGATTGAGACCGATAAAAAATAAATCGAGGCCGTCTGAAAAATTTCAGACGGCCTCGATTTATTTTTGCTGTCGCCGCATCACTTCCTGCAAGCTGTGCAGCCACATATCCGCCACTTTTTCCTGCCCCGCCCGATTCAAGTGGCAGCGGTCGCGGCGGTATTGCATGCCTACCGGGTTAATGTCGGGACCGACAAAATAATGTTTCCGGTTATCGCGCCGGCCGATAGCATACTGCACGGCGACAACCTCCGGGTCAAACAAGTCGCCGCAGCGGGTATGGCGGGCAACAATCCAGGCCGGATCACTGCCGCTTTGTTTCAGACGGCCTTGAATAATATGGTGCAGGGTGTAAAAACGGCTGGCATAATCTTTCATCGGCGTGCCCACGTCTGAAGAGCCTTGCAGGAAAAACACATAATCAAATTTGATTTTCTGCTGCGCCGCCACATCCAGCGCGCGATACATCTTGCCGTTGACATAACTGCCCGGCGTGAGCCAGTTTTCGAGCGAAGTGCCGCCTTTGCCGATGGGCATAAAGGTAACGCTGTCGGCCAGCCCCGCCTGCAACATTTTGCGCCCCAGCGGCATCCACAGGCTGCCGCCGTCGCCGGAAGCCCACAGCAGCGGATCTTTGGCAGGCACGCGCCGCCCCTGCAAATCGATTTGATAGAGGTTTTTCACCGGCTCGCTGTAGCGGTGGCCGCCGCTGTTGGCCGACAGCGACTGCCCCACCACCAAAATGGTCAAGTCTTTGGCACCGGCATCCCAACCGGCCAGCAGCAACAGCGCGGCTGCGTATTTCGATAGTTTCTGCATTTTTTACCCATCTGCGATAACGATTGAAAGCGCCTGCTTGTCGATTGATGCCCATCCGCCAAAACAAGCTAACCGCATTGGCTCGCCATAGATTCTAAACTGTCTTCGGCTCGCTGCTTGGTTAACTTATTTTTGAAAACGGGTATTAGGGTGTCCTGACAATTCACCTATCATCATCTTTTTTGCGCTAAAAGCACCCGTAAATCGAATTGTCCGGACACCCCAGCCCCCGCCTTGCAGCAAATCTTTCGATCGCCGTCCATCAACATCAGGCCGTCTGAAAGCGCTTTCAGACGGCCTGCAATCACAGTTCAAAAGCCACAGTCAAACACCGCACCGTCAACGCCCGGGCACGGTGCCCATACGCTGTTTCAACGAAGTTTGCGGTTCGTTAAACAGGCTGGCGTAGTAAGTGGCGTTGGTCATCACTTTTTTCACATAATCGCGGGTTTCGTTAAACGGAATGGTTTCGGCATAGATGGCGCCTTCCAACGGCGTGGCGGCCTGCCAACGGCGGGCGCGGCCGGGGCCTGCGTTGTAGCCGGCGGTGGCCATGACTTCATCGTTGCTCAGGCGGCGTTTGGCGTCGCTCAAATACCAGGTGCCCATGAGGATGTTGCCGTCCATGCTGTGCAGCTCGGCCGGGTTCATGCCGATTTTGGCGGCGATTTCACGCGCGGTGGCGGGCATCACCTGCATCAGACCGGTGGCGCCCACGCTGGAACGCGCGCCGATCATAAAGCGGCTTTCCTGCCGGATCAGGCCGTATACCCAAGCCGGGTCGATGCCGGCTTGGGCGGCATAACGCTCGGTGATGTTGCGGAACGGTGAAATATAGCGCAGGTTGTAATTGAGCTTGTGGTCGGTGCGCTCGGCGCTGTTGATGGCCATTTCGTAAAATTGGTTGTCGAGCGCCAATTGCGCGGCGGCCAACAGCGTGTCTTCACCGGCGCCGCGGGTGGCGTAGCGCCATTCGGCCTGAGCTTGGCGGCGCATGTTCCAATCGCCGCTGTTTTGGCTGGCTTTAAAAAGGGTTAACGAGCGGTCGACAGCGCCGTCGCGGGCCAGTTTGGCCACATCACTTTTAGCCGCTTCGCCCACGTTGTTGCGGGTATTGATGCGGCGCCCCAGCTCTTCGGTGGCCAGCACGGCGTAGAAATTGCGGCCGCTGGCAGCCACTTCTTCATACAGGCTGCGCGCGCGCTCCCGGCTGCCTTGCGCGGCATAGCTGCGGGCCAGCCAGTAGCGCCAGTCGGGGCTGTTTTTGAGCTTGGCGGGCATATCGTTGATGATGCCGGCCAAATCGCTCCACCGTTGCAGGCGCAGAGCGGCGCGGGCATACCACTCAAACTGTTCGTTGGAAAGCTGGCTGCGGTCGGCACGATTATAGTGGTTCAAGGCAACCGCCATATTCTGATTCAATGCCTGCGCATGGCCGAGCACGCCCCAGGCAAAGCCGGCCTGCTCGCGGGTGAGGCTGCCCGACATGGCTTCAAGGCGGCTGGCGGCGGCGGGGGTAGATTTGGCGCTGCGCCCGATAACATTCAGCAGGCTGTATTCCTGCGCGCCGCGGCCGCCGCCGTCAACCGGGCTGCCGAGTGCAGCGGCCAAATTGCGGGCATCGGTCAGCTGGTTGTTGCTGATCAGGCCGCGCACCCGCCGCCAGGCATCGTTTTGATTCAGACGGCCTGATGCAGCGGCCGATTCGAGCAGGCTGTTGCAACCCGGCGGCAAACGGCTGATTTCTTTTACCAATTCATTCGCCAATGCGCTGCTGCCGCCGCTGCTGTAATCGGCATAGCACTGCACTTCTTGGGCGCGGGCGGCCTGATCGAGCTCGGCATACTGCTGCCGAAACTGCACCCAGCGGCCGCGCTTACCAAGGCTTTTGAGCCACTCGTTGCGCACGGTTTCGGCCATGGCGCTGCTGCCGGCCTGCGCCAGAAATTGAGCCGGCAAAATGTCGTCATCGCGTTTGACGGCATCAAGGGTGCTGCGGTAAAGGCTGTAATCGCTCAAAATTTTGGCGGGCGCTTCCACGGCGCGGCTGCCGGGCAAACTGATGCCGCCGGCCGGCTCCTGGCCGCGGTTGACCGGCTCGAGCAGCTGCTCTGAGGAAGAACAGGCGGCCAACACACAAGCGGCGGCGGCCATGGCGGTAAATTTGAAGGTGCGGATAAACGTCATGGTCTGGCTTTCTGGATGATCGTAACGGGTAAATCTGATGCGGCCGATGCTGTCGGGATGAACAGGGTATTTAGAGCTGATGATCTGCCGGCCGCTGTTAGAACGGAAGGCGGCGCCAACCTTGAA of the Uruburuella testudinis genome contains:
- a CDS encoding MFS transporter, yielding MDLRTKISTSRMGGYQWLIVILCFLLNVLDGFDVLALAFTAASIREEFGLSGAEIGTLMSAGLLGMSAGSLLLAPQADRFGRRPLLIVATALSALGMGMSALADSTASLGLWRVVTGLGVGGILACTNVITSEYSSNKWRGLAISVYAAGFGIGAVLGGISAVFLQEQYGWRAVFATGAALTALVGVALLIWLPESVDFLMSKRPAGAKARLNQIAAKIGMPGDWDIPATVAHKKKAPVLQLFTERYRRSTLLIWAAFVCIMFGFYFVSSWTPALLEQAGMTKAQSQTVGMMLALGGTAGSLLFGGLTSRWPARSVLVFFCAASAAAIWLFVGLSGILALAVLLGVLVGGLMNGCITGLYTINPTLFDADVRSTGVGTGIGIGRLGAIASPLIAGILLDGGWTGAQLYAGAAFVVLLAALAVWLLGKPRKLEAV
- a CDS encoding sialate O-acetylesterase; its protein translation is MQKLSKYAAALLLLAGWDAGAKDLTILVVGQSLSANSGGHRYSEPVKNLYQIDLQGRRVPAKDPLLWASGDGGSLWMPLGRKMLQAGLADSVTFMPIGKGGTSLENWLTPGSYVNGKMYRALDVAAQQKIKFDYVFFLQGSSDVGTPMKDYASRFYTLHHIIQGRLKQSGSDPAWIVARHTRCGDLFDPEVVAVQYAIGRRDNRKHYFVGPDINPVGMQYRRDRCHLNRAGQEKVADMWLHSLQEVMRRQQK
- a CDS encoding lytic transglycosylase domain-containing protein produces the protein MTFIRTFKFTAMAAAACVLAACSSSEQLLEPVNRGQEPAGGISLPGSRAVEAPAKILSDYSLYRSTLDAVKRDDDILPAQFLAQAGSSAMAETVRNEWLKSLGKRGRWVQFRQQYAELDQAARAQEVQCYADYSSGGSSALANELVKEISRLPPGCNSLLESAAASGRLNQNDAWRRVRGLISNNQLTDARNLAAALGSPVDGGGRGAQEYSLLNVIGRSAKSTPAAASRLEAMSGSLTREQAGFAWGVLGHAQALNQNMAVALNHYNRADRSQLSNEQFEWYARAALRLQRWSDLAGIINDMPAKLKNSPDWRYWLARSYAAQGSRERARSLYEEVAASGRNFYAVLATEELGRRINTRNNVGEAAKSDVAKLARDGAVDRSLTLFKASQNSGDWNMRRQAQAEWRYATRGAGEDTLLAAAQLALDNQFYEMAINSAERTDHKLNYNLRYISPFRNITERYAAQAGIDPAWVYGLIRQESRFMIGARSSVGATGLMQVMPATAREIAAKIGMNPAELHSMDGNILMGTWYLSDAKRRLSNDEVMATAGYNAGPGRARRWQAATPLEGAIYAETIPFNETRDYVKKVMTNATYYASLFNEPQTSLKQRMGTVPGR